The genomic interval TGCATGGGTCCAGGCCGAGCTCATCCTGCAGCCCGGCTCATGCTGAAAGCAGGTCCAATGTGGGCTCAGGTCCTGGAACAACACGACAACGCTGGAAAGGACTTAGTCGTGGTTAGAGTAGTCTCTTCTTTCGATCGTCCCCTGCTCTCATTAGAGAAGCGTTACCTGTGCAGGTGAGTCTGTTTTTTATCTGTGTCCCTCTAACAAGCTACGCTCCGGTTCCGTGGAGCTGCAGTAACGACAAAGCTCCAGTTGAAAGGTTCTACGGTTCTATGGACAGAAGTCCAATGGGTctgaaccagaggaaacagaggcagTCTATGGATCCTACGGATCCTCTGGGACAGAGATTTGTTTATCTGGACCCATGGAGGCATCAGCTGGTGCAAACAGAGCTTCAGCTTGTTAAGGCGTTTTTAAGCTAAATTAGTTCTGCTAAACTATAAAAATCCTCCCGTTGTTGGGTGTAGTAGCAAGAAATCTGACATGTGCCTTCCTTACTCGCTCATGCTTATCATGCTCTTATACCATACAGTTACCATGTGTTCCCAGATTGTTTTGGCCCAACACTGAGCCtccttacagtatgtaaaccATTAATCTCTTTATCTTGTTTGTACAATTAGTTTTGGTACCTGACATTCTCATATGTCTCTGCCTGAACTCTGGTTCATTGCTAACTGACTCCTCACCCAACCCAAGGCCACAGAACTAAGAGAAGCTTAGCGTTCCTTCCCCTTTAACAGCAAGACACCAGCGATGCAGGTGCAGAGTATCAACACTTCCACCATTATAGCAATAGAGCGAGACAATGCAGACAATTTCATTGGGCCAAAGAAACGTTCCACAGGGCCGGAGGAAGCGACAAAAAGCCAGAGACGATTGGAGGATGGTGGGCTCTTGGCATCgcaccttcgtggtgtatgctctgatctccccagctggattCTGGTTtgtttccccattatttttattttcctttatttttataataaatcacacaaaagacaactctctcatctgcctctttatgggaaatttccacaacATGGGGTCTGATCATAAACAATGTATTGGAGAGGCTAGAGGCTCGAGCAGCTGATCTGTGGGGCACGGCCCGGCTCGCGTCTCCAGATCAGCGCAGACAGTGAATTTCGTCCTCAGCTGCTGGACTTGGTGTGTTGGTTCTGCTTCCTGTGATCTGGAGGCAGACGTCGGCTGAGACGGCACTCAGCTCTCTGACTCAGGTGTTGGTCTTATTTGTCACACAGTGAGTGAGGTTCCCTGAGTCTCCATCACTGCTGGGACCCGGTTGACACCAGGCTGGAGTAAAGTCGCACAACATGAAGAGAGAAGTGCAGATGAAAGTGGGCCGAGAGCAAACTGAAGGCGTGAATCGGACGCTTGTGTCCATGTGGACGCTTCATCCGCTTCTCAACCTCAGAGCAAACAGCTAAAAATACCAGACGCAAAGTGGGGCAGCAGAAAGCAGGTCTGCAACAACCAGGAAGCGCAGCGTGTGCTGCTAAGCCAAGCCCACGCAGCAACAGGAAGGGGCCTCATGAcctatgacctctgaccttcaccCCCTCACACCTCTGTTTAGCCCCGCTCAGCTCCTGTGTTCTTCTCTAGGATTCACCCTGTCTGCCTTTACTGGACTCAGcactaattaaaaataattagttAGTTTTCCTCCAAAGGCGTCATTGATTGGTTGCAGCCTGATAAACAACCATTTAAGGATCAGCTGATGTTCCACTGAGAATGAGACGAGGTTGCGATTAATCCAGCGCTGAGAACTGGAACGTCTGTAGGAACCTACAGAGTAGATCTAGGTTCTCCCTCAAGCCCGGGTCTAGTGGCAGCTCTGAGCCAACACCTGGTATCAACGTGTAAAACCATGAGGTCCGGTTGCTATGGCAACATACCTCCATCCACTGCCCGTGTGACTTCATGTTGAGGACGATGCAGGGGTCGGGTTTGGACAGCGCGTCCCGGTCTGAGATGCCCTTACAGGTGACACGTAGCTCCACCTTGGTCAGACAGGGGCTGCTGAACAATCCCAGAGAGTTGGCCGCCGACTCGTAGATGTCGCTCATGATGGAGGCGGGACCGGAAGTCTGCAGGGAAAAGGAAAGGGGTCAACAGCTAATTCAGAGTCCCGCGTCTGTCTGCTCCTGTTTCAGTGAGGTTCAGTCCGTTTTGGTTCTGGCTTGTTGGCagatctttgtgttttctgtgcatcaAAATTTTGGCATTTTGTATCTGATACATGGCCTCCGCTGTGATCCCGGACCTCAGGACCCGCTGGACCCGGTGGGGGGTTCAGTACCTTGGTCTCAGTCCAATCGCTAACTCTACAGGATCATGCtaatttacatattttaatTGGATGCCAGCGTTGACGCTCCACTGAACAGGTCTTACTGTAATTATCAGAATAACATCAGTTTAACACATTAACTGTATTTGACGGCACCAGTCAGACTCAGACGGACCCAATCAGGTTTTATGCACAGATCTACAGCAGCTACGACTTCTCGTCCGTTTCGTGACTCAAACGTGTGTCTTTGGACCTCATCTACTGATCTCACATTCACCATCACTCATCTGCCTCCATTTTCTCGTCAGCAGCAGTCGGATCTGATGAACCCACGGCTGCAGGACTGGTCCACTCAATGGACTCTACAGTAAAACATCCTCCTCGTTCGGACCAGTGGCTCCATCATGGGCGGGACCCTGAAGCCACACGACTGGGTCGAGTTGGAGTTAGTGAATATGTGAGTGGTTACTGACACGTGTGGTCCACTGGGTGGTCCTGtgctttgcttcctgtttctagGATCAGGTCTGAGCTCGGTTCTGACATCCCTCTGAGATCTCTGTGATCAGACACCACCATTCTTTCATAACCATATTgtaactttatatatatatatatatatatatatatatatatatatatatatatatatatatatatatatatatatatatatatatatatatatatatatattctatttCTACATCTATATGTCAGATTTTATATGGTCTGATTTATATGTGCATGTTGCATTGAGCATCTGGGACAAAAGTAATTTCCCtcagggatcaataaagtaattctattctattctattctattctattctattctattctattctattctattagtGGCTGTAATGACCCTGAAAACACCTGAATCTGTTATTAGTGAGTCTCAGCAGAACATTTCACCTCCACCGTCAGGTTGGATGAACCGAATCTTGAGGATTTCAAACGTTCAGCCTGAACCAACGGCACCTGTGGACCGGGTAGGAACCGGGTCACGGTTGTTAGCTCATCATCAGCCGTTGGTGCCGTGAAGCCCTTACGTAGCTTCTCACTCAGCGACAGATGGATCCAACCTCAGATTAAGAAGCtcctgcacaacaacaacaggattCATCATTCATAATGCAGGAGAAAGGAGATGTTTGTGCTgaacaacagaaacactgaaGGAACGGAAAGCCCTGATCCCAGCACAGTGGACCGGGTCCGAGACAGTCCCAGCAACCGTCAGAAACCCAGAACACAGCCCCAGCTGCTCATACTACAGAGGAGCTGTGATGGACGGCATCGTGctaaaccagaaccagaacctggttCCACCTGAAGAACTGCAGCTAGTTTTAATCAGGACTTTGCATTAAGCTAAACATCAGCACATTGTcagcatgttttattcagagtTTAATTATTCATCTGCACGTTTCACATGAGAACGGAAACCGACCCTGTTCAGGAAGTTGTAGTGGAGGTTTCCATCGTATCCAGACAAAcagatctttctttttttagaaGCAGATTTGGTCGTTTCCAGTCAGCCAGTTTGTTGTGTTCACtcacattaacacaaacaaacctgagGCACTAATTTCCCAGCAGAGAACCAGCGCACACAAAACAGACTGGAGAAGCCGGTttccttcaacacacacacggacccagGCCCAGCACTTCATCATCACTTTGGGAGCAGAGAACTAAGCACCGGAACCAATGGTTCTGGAAAACGTACAAAACaagttttttgtgtgtggctgaaagcaaaggcagagagctgAAAAAGAAGCCGAGCCAGTGTGAGACCTGTAGCGCGGGAAAAGAATGGaaaaaagcatgaaaaccaAACCCTCAGCCGGAtccaccagaacctgcagcatcacagccCCAGatatcagcatcagcaccagcgtctgagctctgagctgcaAAGCAGACGGTGAAGAGAGTCAGTGCTTACCTGCTCACAGGTGCATGAAAAGGAAGAAGGAGACGAAGAACCTCCAGAAAAGCACCAGAAAGTTTCCAGTTTCAGCTCAGACGGACTGAACTGAGATCAGCTCCACTCTGACCACGAccaccagcatcctcctctccctccggTTTCTACAGAGCCTGTGCAGCGTCGCGCCGCTCCTCAGCTTTTGTAGAGCGGGAAGCCTCGCACAaaccacagagaggaggaggaggaggaggaggaagagcgaaggagcaggctgcagcgccccctgcaggcaggcagcaggaggtgcaggttaTGGAGAATACAGACACAAATACGAGACATGATTCGCAGTTTTGGAGCCACAAAGGGAGgatggaggtcaaaggtcaaaactATTTCATGATTAAAAGCAAACTCCCAGATGATTATTAAATGCAATTATATGAAGGGTCATTATCAGATCATGTTAGTATACGAACTGCAGTGTATTGACGGGGCTCCTCATTTTCTGAACacagaaaaaataataatataataatacagaaCGGTCCAGAGGGGGGCGGTACCGAGCCTCGAACCGTCTataagcagcagaagaagaagcacgagtgggacggacacacacatacgcacgcacgcacgcacgaacacacacacacacacacacacacacacagaggaggagacgcggaAGTTAGAGAAACAAAGCCAGAAGTTGTCGTGAAGTGCGCAGATCAACGAAACGGTGAGTTTTCAGCCGAAGGTTGGTCTTTTtaaccttctgctggcgttgaTTCACTTCCTGTTGTCGCTTTCTTGCCTTTCTCCACTTGAAGCTACGATTCTGCGTTTAAATCCACTCCGATCCCGTGTTAATGTAAAGTGTAGCTAAAGGTCCAGTGGGTCGTGTTCCGCCCTAGTATGAGCCGGAACCTTTCGCTCACAGCTGATCCATAACAGCCACAGCTCACCTGCgtgttttacttttactctGACGTCACCGCCATTAACTAAACTACACGCTCGTTGCAGGTTTGTGGAAAGGCCCACTCTTCACTGAACTCAAACCGAAACCAGAACCGCGTTTAAATAACGACCCTCCAttagatgctgctgcagaaccgtACCTTTCACTGCAGGTTCTTGATCTGACTCACTGTTAGGGTTGAGTCCAAGAACAAGCGGTTCTGACCAGGGAACAAAGCTGGCACGTGTCTAACTGGACTCTCTGTGTTTCAGTTCCATCATGGCTGCAAAAGAAGTTTATTCCCAGACGACGATCCCGAACCCCAAAACCTCCTGCTTCACGGTCCCTTCAGAACTTCTGCAAACGACCCGCTTCATATTCAAAATTGGTGAAGTGGTGAGTTCGGTGACACTTTCTTTTTTGAGCTGATAGATTATCTTCATTGAATAAGTGAGCAGGACCGTAAACCAGGCTCTGGGCTGTAAATCACACTCTGGACTGAAGCTCAGAGGTCacgtttgctgctgctgagtctgtCAGATTCATGTCAGAGCTGGAGACTGACCGGACCCGGATCAGGACGTTTGAGAGTAGATGCTGGACTGAAGCTTCGTGCTTCAGATTGAATCTTCCTACGTCCATGTTGCAAATTGTTTGGACCCCGATTGAAGGATGTGACTCTAATGTGAGCTGTGCTTCATTCCTGTCTGTTCACAGTCAGCTGTGCTCTTTTCTTCAGGCCAATGACGAGGCCAGTGTTCactttggctcctctggtgtgtgtgtgtgtgtgtgtgtgtgtgtgtgtgtgtgtgtgtgtgtgtgtgtgtgtgtgtgtgtgtgtgtgtgtgtgtgtgtgtgtgtgtgtgtgtgtgtgtgcgtgcgtgacccgtgtgcgtgtgtgcgtgcgtgacccgtgtgcgtgtgtgcgtgcgtgacccgtgtgcgtgtgtgcgtgcgtgacccgtgtgcgtgtgtgcgtgcgtgacccgtgtgtgcgtgcgtgacccgtgtgtgcgtgcgtgacccgtgtgtgcgtgcgtgacccgtgtgtgcgtgcgtgtgacccctgtgtctgacccgtgtgcgtgtgtgcgtgcgtgacccgtgtgtgtgcgtgcgtgacccgtgtgcgtgcgtgcgtgcgtgacccgtgtgcgtgcgtgcgtgcgtgacccgtgtgcgtgcgtgcgtgcgtgacccgtgtgcgtgcgtgcgtgcgtgacccgtgtgcgtgtgtgcgtgcgtgacccgtgtgtgtgtgtgcgtgacctgcgcgtgtgtgtgtgcgcgcgtgcgtgtgtgtgcgcgcgtgcaggcgtgtgtgtgtgtgtgtgtgtgtgtgtgtctgacccctgtgtctgacccgtgtgtctgacctctgtgtgacctgtgtgcatgcgtgacccgtgtgtgtgtgtgcgtgcgtgacccgtgtgtgtgcgtgacctgcaagtgtgtgtgcgcgcatgcgtgtgtgtgtgtgcgtgtgcgtgcaggcgtgtgcgtgcgtgacccgtgtgtgtgtgtgtgtgtgacccctgtgtctgacccgtgtgtctgacctctgtgtctgacctgtgtgcgtgcgtgacccgtgtgcgtgcgtgacccgtgtgtgtgtgtgcgtgcgtgacccgtgtgtgtgcgtgcgtgacccgtgtgtgtgcgtgcgtgacccgtgtgtgtgcgtgacctgcgcgtgtgtgtgcgcgcatgcgtgtgtgtgtgcgcgtgtgcaggcgtgtgtgtgtgtgtgtgtgtgtgtgtgtgtgtgtgacccctgTGTCTGACCCGTGCGCGTGCGTGACCCGTGTGCGTGCGGgacccgtgtgcgtgcgtgacccgtgtgtgtgtgtgtgcgtgacccgtgtgtgtgtgtgtgtgtgtgacccgtgtgtctgacctctgtgtctgacccgtgtgcgtgcgtgacccgtgtgcgtgcgtgacccgtgtgcgtgcgtgacccgtgtgtgtgtgtgcgtgcgtgacccgtgtgtgtgtgtgtgcgtgcgtgacccgtgtgtgtgtgtgcgtgcgtgacccgtgtgtgtgtgtgcgtgacctgcgtgtgtgtgtgcgcgcatgcgtgtgcaggcgtgtgtgtgtgtgacccgtGTGTGTGCTCACTGGGAAGTGAAACTGTTGTGGATGTCGGTTGGGGAGCAGAGAGCTGTCGTCAGCAGATTTGACTCTCTAATGTCGCAACAGTTAACTGAGGAGTGAGGGCTGCATCCGGCCCGGTTCCGCCCTTTGCTCTGTTGCGTTACAGATGACCCGGCGCCCTGCTGCTGGGCGTGCTGTCAGATGGTCCATTGTGTGGCTCGGTGGCATCACTTCCAGGTTTGGGCTCCACTCGCTGCTGTGAAGctgttcatcacacacactgatctgggatcagctCCTGATTCACTGAGCCGCTCAGTGGTTTTTGCCTGCTCTCTGCGCACCCATGTGTTCGTTTTCATCAGTGCTTTAGTTCTTAGAGGAAGCGTTGGTGCTGAGTGTGGGTGGACTTCtgctttactgtgtgtttgtgtaactctGATAGTCGGACCCTGCTGCAGTTAGAGATGTCCGGGTCCAGCTCTGGGCTCCTGATGAGCCAACAAGAATCAGTCTGATGAGGTCATGAGTCTCGTGAGGCGGGTTTGGGTCAGTACCAGCAGCAGTGCATGGTTTCACTGACCCTGACTGTTGTCATGTTTAGGGTCACATCattgatcccacaatggggaaatttctgtgtttttagcAGCAGCGTGACAGTTGACAGGACAAGGAGAAGAAACGATAAAACACCAGTAATACCTGTGAAACAAGTGCAAATCAATTTACAACTTGGAGACCTGAGACACAGCACAACAACGGATTGTGACGATTGTGTCCCTGCAGTGCCGTGTTGTGTGGTGTGATGGCTGTGCAGCAGTCTGCTGCTGATTATTGGCCTCATAATGTTTCCAGCCTGTAACTGTCGCTttgcctcctcagctcctgtccttCGTGGCCTTCGTCCTGGAGGAAGTCATCAAAAGCTGCATCAGCTGCGGCCCGCTCTACTTCTTTGAGTTTGTCAGTTGTACAGCCTTCCTCttcacgctgctgctcctcatcctcctctccaccaCACTGCACACCAAAGTGGGAATCAGCTGCTGGGCCTCTCTGGTaagagctgctcctccagtgcAGTCcacatcagctgttccccacctGCTGTCTGTGACTGTTCCCCGTCCTTCTGCCACGAAGCGCCACCATGGCGACCACTAACCTGATCAACTGATCTGTGTGTGACCTTGTGTTCTGCAGGACTTTGTCTACACCTCTGGCGTCTTTGTGCTgttcctcatctcctccatcgTGTTTGCTTCAAACAGTGGGACGACAGTGGAGAGAGCAGCT from Betta splendens chromosome 16, fBetSpl5.4, whole genome shotgun sequence carries:
- the cmtm6 gene encoding CKLF-like MARVEL transmembrane domain-containing protein 6 — translated: MAAKEVYSQTTIPNPKTSCFTVPSELLQTTRFIFKIGEVLLSFVAFVLEEVIKSCISCGPLYFFEFVSCTAFLFTLLLLILLSTTLHTKVGISCWASLDFVYTSGVFVLFLISSIVFASNSGTTVERAAVAFGFLATGMFLADAIFFIKTNGFPLKKDRKTESNNGSAAPAPEEEKLSAE